One Halobacterium sp. DL1 DNA window includes the following coding sequences:
- a CDS encoding ABC transporter — translation MTDPLLRVEDVHQSYGDEEVLEGISFDMDRQDVQVLVGPSGSGKSTMLRCINRLTDIDDGDIVLDGESIYAMDQNDLRRQVGMVFQDFNLFAHLTAKKNVSLGLRRVREFSKEEASERALEELERVGLAEQADSYPAELSGGQKQRVGIARALAMDPKLMLFDEPTSALDPELIGDVLSVMRDLAEEGMTMLVVTHEMGFARQAATDIMFLEDGRLVEHGPPEQLFERPEKDRTAAFLSRLTELHGGQ, via the coding sequence ATGACAGACCCACTACTCCGCGTCGAGGACGTCCACCAGAGCTACGGCGACGAGGAGGTCCTCGAAGGCATCTCCTTCGACATGGACCGCCAGGACGTGCAGGTGCTCGTCGGCCCCTCGGGCTCGGGGAAGTCCACGATGCTCCGCTGTATCAATCGCCTGACCGACATCGACGACGGCGACATCGTCCTCGACGGCGAGTCCATCTACGCGATGGACCAGAACGACCTCCGCCGGCAGGTCGGGATGGTGTTCCAGGACTTCAACCTGTTCGCGCACCTGACCGCGAAGAAGAACGTCTCCCTCGGACTGCGCCGCGTCAGGGAGTTTTCCAAGGAGGAGGCCTCCGAGCGCGCGCTCGAGGAACTCGAGCGCGTCGGCCTCGCCGAGCAGGCCGACTCCTACCCCGCCGAACTCTCCGGCGGTCAGAAGCAGCGAGTCGGCATCGCCCGCGCGCTCGCGATGGACCCCAAGCTGATGCTGTTCGACGAGCCGACGTCGGCGCTCGACCCCGAACTCATCGGCGACGTCCTGAGCGTGATGCGTGACCTCGCCGAGGAGGGAATGACGATGCTCGTCGTCACCCACGAGATGGGGTTCGCCCGCCAGGCCGCCACCGACATCATGTTCCTCGAGGACGGTCGGCTCGTCGAGCACGGCCCGCCCGAACAGCTGTTCGAACGCCCCGAGAAGGACCGCACCGCGGCGTTCCTCAGTCGACTCACGGAGCTCCACGGCGGGCAATGA
- a CDS encoding glutamine ABC transporter substrate-binding protein — MDPTQFVLQAGVGDWEFVWRQREFFIAGTRLAILLTFFSIVLGFVLGLPAGIVEAYGGRYSKGVVRPLGVAIRGTPILVIIALTYFAAGVSPAFLAATLALGVRSAAYQSQIFRGAIESVGGGQMEAARSVGLSKLGAIRHVVLPQALRRSVPGFQNEFTIVLKDTSIAYAIGVAELLKRSYDLFSLQTSAALEVFLAASLIYFVLTVTVNRGIEALNRRVAIPGGN, encoded by the coding sequence ATGGACCCGACGCAGTTCGTCCTCCAGGCGGGGGTCGGCGACTGGGAGTTCGTCTGGCGCCAGCGGGAGTTCTTCATCGCGGGCACCAGACTCGCCATCCTGCTGACGTTCTTCAGCATCGTGCTCGGGTTCGTCCTCGGCCTCCCGGCGGGCATCGTCGAAGCCTACGGCGGGCGGTACTCGAAGGGCGTCGTGCGACCGCTCGGCGTCGCCATTCGCGGGACCCCGATTCTCGTCATCATCGCGCTGACGTACTTCGCTGCCGGCGTCTCGCCGGCGTTCCTCGCGGCGACGCTGGCGCTGGGCGTGCGGTCGGCGGCCTACCAGAGCCAGATCTTCCGTGGCGCCATCGAGAGCGTCGGCGGCGGCCAGATGGAGGCCGCGCGCTCCGTCGGCCTCTCGAAACTCGGCGCCATCCGACACGTCGTCCTGCCCCAGGCGCTGCGGCGCTCGGTGCCCGGCTTCCAGAACGAGTTCACCATCGTGCTGAAAGACACCAGCATCGCCTACGCCATCGGCGTGGCCGAACTCCTGAAGCGGAGCTACGACCTCTTCTCGCTGCAGACGTCGGCCGCGCTCGAAGTGTTCCTGGCGGCGTCGCTCATCTACTTCGTGCTGACGGTGACGGTCAACCGCGGCATCGAGGCGCTCAACAGGCGCGTCGCCATCCCCGGAGGCAACTAA
- a CDS encoding ABC transporter substrate-binding protein, with amino-acid sequence MSELNRRTFLKSVGGTGVALSVAGCSELTGSGGGGENTIVPGTASGFPPFEFVNESGELVGFDVDLLSAVVEQTDYTLGEWEDLEFGQLITALDNDRIDVIAAAMTINDERDETIDFTNPYYDANQAVLVREGGDFQPGSVEDLADRPIGAQSGTTGADQMQMLVDDGTISSSQATTYGNYVLAVEDLTNGNTDAVIVDTPVAETFVSNRNVVIAFTIQTGEEYGFGVRENASELQTALNDGLAAVREDGTYDNLTEKWFASE; translated from the coding sequence ATGTCTGAACTCAACAGGCGGACGTTCCTCAAGAGCGTCGGCGGAACGGGCGTTGCACTCTCTGTCGCGGGCTGTTCGGAGCTCACCGGCAGCGGCGGCGGTGGCGAGAACACCATCGTCCCCGGCACTGCCTCCGGCTTCCCGCCGTTCGAGTTCGTCAACGAGAGTGGCGAACTCGTCGGCTTCGACGTCGACCTGCTGTCGGCTGTCGTCGAGCAGACCGACTACACGCTCGGCGAGTGGGAGGACCTGGAGTTCGGTCAGCTCATCACCGCCCTCGACAACGACCGCATCGACGTCATCGCGGCGGCGATGACCATCAACGACGAGCGTGACGAGACCATCGACTTCACGAACCCGTACTACGACGCGAACCAGGCCGTCCTCGTGCGGGAGGGTGGCGACTTCCAGCCGGGTTCGGTCGAGGACCTGGCTGACCGCCCCATCGGGGCCCAGTCGGGGACCACGGGCGCCGACCAGATGCAGATGCTGGTCGACGACGGCACCATCAGCAGCTCCCAGGCGACCACCTACGGCAACTACGTGCTCGCCGTCGAGGACCTCACGAACGGCAACACGGACGCCGTCATCGTGGACACACCGGTCGCGGAGACGTTCGTCTCCAACCGCAACGTCGTCATCGCGTTCACCATCCAGACCGGCGAGGAGTACGGCTTCGGCGTACGCGAGAACGCCTCCGAACTCCAGACCGCGCTCAACGACGGGCTCGCGGCCGTCCGCGAGGACGGCACGTACGATAACCTGACCGAGAAGTGGTTCGCTAGCGAGTAA
- a CDS encoding cytochrome AA3 biosynthesis protein, with amino-acid sequence MARRSYYLAAVTTALTFVLILLGEFTAVSGSGATCGLEWPYCNGQLLPFGLPLHDFIEWFHRAVAMVVGFFIVGTGVVAWRRFDERDIQLGGVLAVVLLPLTVILGGTTVTFSGLLPWGYMPLTQAVHHLAALAIFGTLVYTTIRIREVAGVGLGRVRTAALAGLALLPLELAFSRNTLFAAYGTRVQLTHHFFELLVFTAALVACVRALRRGADRGAALMGLATVLVTVQVLLGTGIVQFSTTVQVTYYALAAGVGVLFVAVVYGKPTAAPGRAGVENS; translated from the coding sequence ATGGCTCGCCGCTCGTACTATCTCGCGGCCGTGACGACCGCGCTCACGTTCGTCCTCATCCTGCTGGGTGAGTTCACCGCCGTCTCCGGGTCCGGCGCGACCTGCGGTCTGGAGTGGCCGTACTGCAACGGACAACTGCTCCCGTTCGGCCTGCCGCTCCACGACTTCATCGAGTGGTTCCACCGCGCCGTCGCGATGGTCGTTGGCTTCTTCATCGTCGGCACGGGCGTCGTGGCGTGGCGCCGCTTCGACGAGCGCGACATTCAACTCGGCGGCGTGCTCGCCGTCGTCCTCCTGCCGCTGACGGTGATTCTGGGCGGCACCACCGTGACGTTCAGCGGCCTGCTCCCGTGGGGGTACATGCCGCTCACGCAGGCCGTCCACCACCTCGCCGCCCTCGCCATCTTCGGCACGCTCGTCTACACCACGATCCGGATCAGAGAGGTGGCCGGCGTTGGTCTCGGGCGCGTCCGCACCGCGGCGCTGGCCGGCCTCGCGCTGCTCCCGCTCGAACTCGCCTTCTCCCGGAACACGCTGTTCGCGGCCTACGGCACCCGCGTCCAGTTGACCCACCACTTCTTCGAGTTGCTCGTGTTCACCGCGGCGCTGGTCGCCTGCGTCCGGGCGCTCCGGCGGGGTGCCGACCGCGGCGCGGCGCTGATGGGGCTCGCGACAGTCCTCGTCACCGTCCAGGTGCTGCTCGGCACCGGCATCGTCCAGTTCTCCACGACCGTCCAGGTCACGTACTACGCGCTCGCCGCTGGCGTCGGGGTACTGTTCGTCGCGGTCGTCTACGGGAAGCCGACCGCCGCGCCGGGCAGAGCCGGCGTGGAGAACTCCTGA
- a CDS encoding malic enzyme (NAD-dependent; catalyzes the oxidative decarboxylation of malate to form pyruvate; does not decarboxylate oxaloacetate) translates to MGLDEDALDYHASDPPGKLEIATTKPTNTQRDLSLAYSPGVAAPCLEIADDPENAFKYTAKGNLVGVVSNGSAVLGLGDIGAQASKPVMEGKGVLFKRFADIDVFDIELDQQDAADIIESVNAMEPTFGGINLEDIKAPECFEIEDRLREKMDIPVFHDDQHGTAIISGAALLNAVEISGKDISEVEVVFSGAGASAIASARFYVSLGVQRENITMCDSSGIITEDRDVNEFKEEFAQPGEGGDLADAMDGSDVFVGLSVGGIVSEEMVQSMTADPIVFAMANPDPEIDYEAAKNARDDTVIMATGRSDYPNQVNNVLGFPFIFRGALDVRATDINEKMKVACAEALADLAKQDVPDEVVKAYGDQPLQFGSEYIIPKPLDPRVLFEVAPAVARAAQDSGVARRELDLEDYREKLEARLGKSREMMRIVLNKAKSDPKRVALGEGDDEKMIRAAYQMAEEGIAEPVLIGDRETIHGIVEGLGLQFEPEIVDPDEGDHEEYAEQLYELRQRKGITESEAESLVKRDPNYLGSTMVRAGDADAFLTGLMHHYPSALRPPLQVVGTAPDADYVAGVYMLTFKNRVVFCADTTVNQDPDEEVLAEVAQHTADLARRFNVDPRVAMLSYSNFGSVDNEGTRKPRHAARMLREDPDVDFPVDGEMQADTAVVEDILGGTYEFSELDDPANVLIFPNLESGNIGYKLLQRLGGADAIGPMLVGMDKPVHVLQRGDEVKDIVNLAAVAVVDAQQNE, encoded by the coding sequence ATGGGACTGGACGAAGACGCGCTGGACTACCACGCCAGCGACCCGCCAGGGAAACTCGAGATCGCGACGACGAAGCCGACGAACACGCAGCGGGACCTCTCGCTGGCGTACTCGCCCGGCGTGGCCGCGCCGTGCCTGGAAATCGCCGACGACCCCGAGAACGCGTTCAAGTACACCGCGAAGGGGAACCTCGTCGGCGTCGTGTCGAACGGCTCGGCGGTGCTCGGCCTCGGCGACATCGGCGCCCAGGCCTCCAAGCCGGTCATGGAGGGGAAGGGAGTGCTGTTCAAGCGGTTCGCGGACATCGACGTCTTCGACATCGAACTCGACCAGCAGGACGCCGCGGACATCATCGAGTCCGTCAACGCGATGGAGCCGACGTTCGGCGGCATCAACCTCGAGGACATCAAGGCGCCGGAGTGCTTCGAGATCGAGGACCGCCTCCGCGAGAAGATGGACATCCCGGTGTTCCACGACGACCAGCACGGCACCGCTATCATCTCCGGGGCGGCGCTTTTGAACGCCGTGGAGATCTCCGGGAAGGACATCTCGGAGGTCGAGGTCGTCTTCTCGGGCGCCGGCGCCTCCGCCATCGCCAGCGCGCGCTTTTACGTCAGTCTCGGCGTCCAGCGGGAGAACATCACGATGTGTGACTCCTCGGGCATCATCACCGAGGACCGCGACGTCAACGAGTTCAAAGAGGAGTTCGCCCAGCCCGGCGAGGGCGGCGACCTCGCGGACGCGATGGATGGCTCGGACGTGTTCGTCGGTCTCTCCGTCGGTGGTATCGTCAGCGAGGAGATGGTCCAGTCGATGACCGCGGACCCCATCGTGTTCGCGATGGCGAACCCGGACCCCGAGATCGACTACGAGGCCGCGAAGAACGCCCGCGACGACACCGTCATCATGGCGACCGGGCGCTCGGACTACCCCAACCAGGTGAACAACGTCCTCGGCTTCCCGTTCATCTTCCGGGGCGCACTCGACGTGCGCGCCACCGACATCAACGAGAAGATGAAGGTCGCGTGCGCGGAGGCGCTCGCCGACCTCGCGAAGCAGGACGTCCCCGACGAGGTCGTGAAGGCCTACGGCGACCAGCCCCTGCAGTTCGGCTCCGAGTACATCATCCCGAAACCGCTCGACCCGCGCGTACTGTTCGAGGTGGCGCCCGCCGTCGCGCGCGCCGCCCAGGACTCGGGCGTCGCTCGCCGCGAACTCGACCTCGAGGACTACCGCGAGAAACTCGAGGCGCGCCTCGGGAAGTCCCGCGAGATGATGCGCATCGTCCTCAACAAGGCCAAGAGCGACCCGAAGCGCGTGGCGCTCGGCGAGGGCGACGACGAGAAGATGATCCGCGCGGCCTACCAGATGGCCGAGGAGGGCATCGCCGAGCCCGTGCTCATCGGCGACCGCGAGACCATCCACGGCATCGTCGAGGGGCTGGGCCTCCAGTTCGAGCCCGAGATCGTCGACCCCGACGAGGGCGACCACGAGGAGTACGCCGAACAGCTGTACGAACTCCGCCAGCGCAAGGGCATCACGGAGAGCGAGGCCGAGTCGCTCGTGAAACGCGACCCCAACTACCTCGGTTCCACGATGGTGCGAGCCGGCGACGCCGACGCCTTCCTCACGGGCCTGATGCACCACTACCCGAGCGCGCTCCGCCCGCCGCTGCAGGTCGTCGGCACGGCGCCGGACGCCGACTACGTCGCGGGCGTCTACATGCTGACGTTCAAGAACCGCGTCGTCTTCTGCGCGGACACCACCGTCAATCAGGACCCCGACGAGGAGGTGCTCGCGGAGGTCGCCCAGCACACGGCGGACCTCGCCCGGCGGTTCAACGTCGACCCGCGCGTCGCGATGCTGTCGTACTCGAACTTCGGCAGCGTCGACAACGAGGGCACCCGGAAGCCCCGGCACGCCGCACGGATGCTCCGCGAGGACCCGGACGTCGACTTCCCCGTCGACGGCGAGATGCAGGCCGACACCGCCGTCGTCGAGGACATCCTCGGGGGCACCTACGAGTTCTCGGAACTCGACGACCCCGCGAACGTGCTCATCTTCCCGAATCTGGAGTCGGGCAACATCGGCTACAAGCTGCTCCAGCGCCTCGGCGGCGCTGACGCCATCGGCCCGATGCTGGTCGGCATGGACAAGCCCGTCCACGTCCTCCAGCGGGGCGACGAGGTGAAGGACATCGTGAACCTCGCCGCCGTCGCCGTCGTCGACGCACAGCAGAACGAATGA
- a CDS encoding ribonuclease H, type 1: MAIVGRSNLRDLFDDSPTPHIAHPPRSHRRDFYVATDGSYASDGSGLGVIIEARDGERVARLSVPDEAPNNNVAEYRALHLGLDTLAHRAPANASVGVLVDHNNLAGNVNAAMLASRTRDYRPLKQFTVPASAEHHWRGIRARVVGFDELRAAQVDSKHNPAHVLANEPGQYAHVNQEPARCLLPEVSESDPQIPPPSRADRRVGD, translated from the coding sequence ATGGCCATCGTGGGCCGGTCAAATCTCCGCGACCTGTTCGACGACTCCCCGACGCCGCACATCGCCCACCCGCCGCGCTCCCATCGACGGGACTTCTACGTCGCCACCGACGGCTCCTACGCCAGCGACGGGAGCGGCCTGGGCGTCATCATCGAAGCACGGGACGGCGAACGGGTAGCACGACTCTCGGTGCCCGACGAGGCGCCGAACAACAACGTCGCCGAGTACCGCGCGCTCCACCTCGGCCTCGACACGCTCGCCCACCGCGCACCGGCGAACGCGAGCGTCGGGGTCCTCGTCGACCACAACAACCTCGCGGGCAACGTGAACGCCGCGATGCTCGCCTCTCGCACGCGGGACTACCGTCCGCTCAAGCAGTTCACCGTCCCGGCGTCCGCGGAGCACCACTGGCGGGGCATCCGCGCCCGGGTCGTGGGCTTCGACGAACTCCGCGCCGCGCAGGTCGACAGCAAGCACAACCCGGCCCACGTCCTCGCGAACGAACCGGGCCAGTACGCACACGTCAACCAGGAACCCGCGCGCTGTCTGCTCCCGGAGGTGTCGGAGTCCGACCCGCAGATTCCGCCGCCCTCGCGGGCAGACCGCCGCGTCGGCGACTAA
- a CDS encoding transporter — protein sequence MTNYRDALLFLALAAVWGSAFVAIKAGLRAGFEPVLFAAVRYDIAGVVMLAYAAHVTDQWRPHSRADWTAVGIAAVFMIAAYHALLFVGETSPDVSSAAAAVLVSLSPVLTTGFARAFLPSERLSVVGVLGLLLGLVGVVVLSDPNLSNLLGESTVGELLVFLAAACFALGSVLTQRVDDDLSIETLEAWAMILGAGLMHVVSLGAGETQSIPLDGDALWALAYLSLAASAVGFLIYFQLLDRLGAIEINLVSYVAPVFAAVGGLYVTNEPVTPNVVVGFVVIFAGFCLLKRRALADELGKVRATWA from the coding sequence GTGACCAACTACCGGGACGCCCTCCTGTTCCTCGCGCTCGCGGCGGTCTGGGGGTCGGCGTTCGTCGCGATCAAGGCCGGCCTCCGCGCGGGCTTCGAACCCGTGCTGTTCGCGGCCGTCCGCTACGACATCGCCGGCGTGGTGATGCTCGCCTACGCTGCGCACGTCACCGACCAGTGGCGTCCGCACTCGCGGGCGGACTGGACTGCTGTCGGCATCGCTGCCGTGTTCATGATTGCGGCCTACCACGCCTTGCTCTTCGTCGGCGAGACGAGTCCTGACGTGTCGAGCGCCGCCGCCGCGGTGCTCGTCAGCCTCAGCCCCGTCCTCACCACGGGGTTCGCGCGGGCGTTCCTCCCCTCCGAACGGCTCTCCGTCGTCGGCGTCCTCGGCCTCCTGCTCGGTCTCGTCGGCGTCGTCGTGCTGTCGGACCCGAACCTCTCGAACCTGCTCGGGGAGAGCACCGTCGGCGAACTGCTCGTCTTCCTCGCCGCGGCGTGTTTCGCGCTCGGGAGCGTGCTCACCCAGCGCGTCGACGACGACCTCTCGATCGAGACGCTGGAGGCGTGGGCGATGATTCTGGGCGCCGGCCTCATGCACGTCGTCAGCCTCGGCGCGGGCGAGACCCAGTCGATTCCCCTCGATGGCGACGCGCTGTGGGCGCTCGCGTACCTCTCGCTGGCCGCCAGCGCCGTCGGCTTCCTGATCTACTTCCAGCTGCTCGACCGCCTCGGCGCCATCGAGATCAACCTGGTGAGCTACGTCGCGCCGGTCTTCGCCGCGGTCGGCGGCCTCTACGTCACGAACGAGCCGGTCACCCCCAACGTGGTGGTCGGGTTCGTCGTCATCTTCGCCGGGTTCTGCCTGCTGAAGCGCCGGGCGCTCGCCGACGAACTCGGGAAGGTCCGGGCGACGTGGGCGTAG
- a CDS encoding aryl-alcohol dehydrogenase: protein MGLDSVPLGRTGLKVSEIAFGTWRFGRENDDGDVEVGRERAHELLDAYADAGGRFIDTADMYGAGRAEQYIGDWLADRDREEFVVASKIYWPTRDDPNGRGLNRKHLRNNVDEILDRLGTDYVDLLYIHRWDDDTPAREFMRTLDGFVRDGEVNYLGTSTFEPNAWKVAKANEIARREGYEPFTVAQPRFNAVNREVEGNYLEMCVDYDVGVVPWSPLAGGFLTGKYSRGEEPPEGTRGATDQQFVDSYLTPENFDALEEVEAVAGEVGASPAQTALAWLVHHDSVTAPITGARTPEQLRENLDAADIDLTDEQFQRIADAK, encoded by the coding sequence ATGGGTCTCGACTCCGTTCCGCTCGGCCGCACCGGCCTCAAGGTCTCCGAAATCGCGTTCGGCACCTGGCGGTTCGGCCGGGAGAACGACGACGGCGACGTCGAGGTCGGCCGCGAGCGAGCGCACGAACTGCTCGACGCGTACGCCGACGCCGGCGGCCGCTTCATCGACACCGCGGACATGTACGGCGCCGGCCGCGCCGAGCAGTACATCGGCGACTGGCTCGCCGACCGCGACCGCGAGGAGTTCGTCGTCGCCTCGAAGATCTACTGGCCGACCCGCGACGACCCGAACGGCCGCGGCCTCAACCGCAAGCACCTCCGGAACAACGTCGACGAGATCCTCGACCGCCTCGGCACGGACTACGTCGACCTCCTCTACATCCACCGCTGGGACGACGACACGCCCGCACGCGAGTTCATGCGAACGCTCGACGGCTTCGTCCGCGACGGCGAGGTCAACTACCTCGGCACGTCGACGTTCGAGCCGAACGCCTGGAAGGTCGCGAAGGCAAACGAGATCGCGCGCCGCGAGGGGTACGAGCCGTTCACCGTCGCCCAGCCCCGGTTCAACGCCGTCAACCGCGAGGTAGAGGGGAACTACCTCGAGATGTGCGTGGACTACGACGTTGGCGTCGTGCCGTGGTCGCCGCTCGCGGGCGGGTTCCTCACCGGGAAGTACAGCCGCGGCGAGGAGCCCCCGGAGGGGACCCGGGGCGCCACCGACCAGCAGTTCGTCGACTCCTACCTCACCCCCGAGAACTTCGACGCCCTCGAGGAGGTCGAGGCCGTCGCGGGGGAGGTCGGTGCGTCCCCGGCCCAGACCGCGCTCGCGTGGCTGGTCCACCACGACAGCGTCACCGCACCCATCACCGGGGCGCGGACGCCCGAGCAGCTCCGCGAGAACCTGGACGCCGCGGACATCGACCTCACCGACGAGCAGTTCCAGCGCATCGCCGACGCGAAGTAG